ACAATTAGCGCGGCCCGGTGATTCTCCCGCTTCACCGTGGCCCCGCAAAACGCAAAGGGACACCGATGGCGAAAGCAGCGAACACGACCAACGACTTCGAACCCGAGGTCGTGCAGGAACTCCTGGGGAAGATTGACGGCTACCACGCCGACCTGGCGAGCGAGCGCGGCACGTTTATGAAGACCTGCCGCTCGATCCGGGAGTCCATCTCGAACGTCTATACCGAGGCAAAGGCGCGGGGCATCCCGGAGAAGGAGCTGCGGTCGTTGGTCAAGATCAGGCTCAACGAGGCGAAGAACCGCAAGATTTACGAGGAGCTTGAGGCCGACCAGCAGCTGACGCTGTCGATGCTGGCGACCGCCGAAGGCGTCAAGGACCTGCCGCTTTGGCGGGCTGCCGCCATGATGGGTGATGCAAGCGCCACCGCTCACTAACGGGGGCGGTCATGCACAGCATCGTTGCAGGTCCTGGCGCGACTGAGGTCGCGCTCTTCCCATCCGCGCAGAAGGCGCTCGCTGATCTCGACCACCTGGCGGCCGAGATCAGGAATGCCCCCTCCATGGACACTGTGGAGGCGGCTGCGAATGCGGCTGCTGGCTACCAGCGCATGTTCAAGCCGGTTAAGGCGGTCGCCGACCGCGCTGGCGAGGTGTGGGTCGAGGCCGAGGTCAGGATCGGCGAGGAACGCAAGAAGGTTGGCAAGGCGAAGGGCACGCGCGGCCAGTTTCGCGGCAAGCCGAAGGGCGAAGGTTCATCTGGCAGTCCCATTGTGGCCCCGCCAGATGAGGCGGTCCCCACCGTCTTAGAACTCGGCATCGACAAGAAGCGCCTGCTGCGTGCTGAAAAGCTCGCCGACCTGCGTGAGGACGAGCGTGCCGCACTGACGGCAGAGCTTAAGGCGGCTGACAAAGCGGGCACGCCCGCTGCGCTGCTCGCGGCTTCGCGCAAAAACGCGAAGGCCGAAAAGCGCCAGGTGGCGTTGACGGCGGTGTTTTCCGAGACCGGCCCCTTCGATGTCGTCGTGATCGATCCGCCCTGGCCCATGCTGAAGATCGACCGCGACGAGCGGCCGAACCAGGACGCCTTCGACTATGACGTGATGACGCTGGAGCAGATCGAGGCCTTTTGGCCCAGCGAGATCGCATCGCACCTGAAGGACGACTGCCACGTCCTTTGCTGGACCACCGAGAAGTTCCTGCCCGCAACGCTGGCGCTGCTCGAAAAATGGGACCTGCGCTACGTCCTGACGATGGTCTGGCACAAGCCTGGCGGCTTCCAGCCGCACGACCTGCCGCAGTACAACGCCGAGTTCATCGTCTATGCTCGCAAGGGCGCGCCGGTCTTCACCGACACGAAGGACTTCAACGTCTGCAACTCGTGGCCGCGCCGCGAGCACTCGCGCAAGCCAGCGGAATTCTATGAGCTGATCGCGCGAGTGACCGGTGGATCGCGGCTGGACGTGTTTGCTCGCGAGGCCCATCCCGGCTTTGCGCAGTTTGGCAAAGAGATCTTCAAATTCCCGGAGGTCGCGTGATGCCATACGCAGCTGACCGGGAGACTTCAGATCGCTTCCTGCCCGAGGTCAAGCGGTTGATCTCGCCTTACTTGCTTGACGCGACTCCTGACTTCATCGACCAGAAGCAGGCCGCCGATCTGATGACCGTGCTCGGGCGCGATATTCGGATCGGCGTCCGTGTGCGTGTGTTCGGCTACGCCGAGCGGTACCCGCATCAGTTCACCCTGCGCTGCCAACGTGACAGCGGCGCGGAAACCGAGCTGTCGAAGATCATCAATGGCTGGGGCGACTGGTTCTTCTACGGGCATGCGGCTGGCACTGAGGGGCTGGAAGATCGTTTGGTGCGGCGACCAGGACGAAGCCGGGTTGAAGCTTCGTGCGATGATGGCGCAGCTGTTCGGTTTCTCGAATTTTTTCTTCATCGAGTGGCCGGAAGGCTCGAAGGACGCGAACGACTTCCTGCGGAGCGACGGCCCGAGGGACCTGCACGACAAGGTTATCCACGCGCCCATGCCGTGGCCTGTCGATGGTCTCTTCCGCATGAGCGAACTTCCAGACCCGCCGCCGATGACGGTCTGGCAGCTTGGCTTCGACGACTGGAGGAACCGCTGCAACATCGCGGCTGGCACGCTGTCGGTCGTGACGGGTCATCCCGGCATGGGCAAGACAACGCTGTGGACTCAGCTTTGGCACCAGATTATCGCGAAGTACGACCTCGTAGCCTGCATCGCCAGTTTCGAGACCCGTCCGAAGCCGCATCTGCGGCGGCAACTGCGCACGCTGCACGCACGCAGGCTGGAAAAGACCTTGGACCCCCACGAGATCGCGGCAGCCGACGGGTGGATCGAGGATCACTACCTGTTCCTGCAGCATCCGGAACGTCGCCCCACGCTGCAATGGTTGCTCTTGAACGCGGAAGTCGCTGTGCGCCGCAACGGCGCAAAAATTCTGCAGGTTGATCCCTGGAACAGGCTCGAAGCGAGCCGCGAGCGCGGTGAAAGCGAAACGGACTACATCGGTCGTTGCCTGCGCGAGCTCTACAGTTTTGCCGTCGATCTCGACTGCCATGTGCAGATCATCGCGCATCCCGCGAAGGCGAATGATGGCTACCGCCGCAGCGATCCGCCCGAGCTTGAGCACATCCATGGCTCGAAGCACTGGGACAACATGGTCGACCAGGGGTTCGTGGTGCACCGTCCGCGCCTCTTCAGCGACTCGGGTGAGTGCGAGCACTACGCCGAGCTTCATCACAAGAAGGCGCGCTTCGAAGAGTTGGGCTTCGCTACCAAGTTCGGCCTGGAATTTCAGTCCGACTGCGGTCGCTACGCGACGTGCAATCTGCAAACGAAGAAGCCGAAGCAGGCGCACGCCCCGACGCAGCAGAACGAAGAGGAGGCGAGCGCGTGAAGTATGCTGACTATCTGACCTCGCCCGAGTGGCGCGCGAAAGCGGATGCAGTGCTGGCGCGTGAGGACGGAAATTGCCAGCGGTGCGGCGATCCGGCGCGCGAGGTGCACCACAGGACATACGAGCGACTGTTCAACGAACTTCTGGACGACCTCGAAGCGCTCTGCGTCCGCTGTCACCGACTAGTGCATGGCCGGTTGTCCATGACCGATGCTTCCCGTCAGGAGCGGAAGCAGCAGCAGTACGGCGAGCGCCGCGTGCGCGATCTCTATGCACCCAAAGGGAGGTAGGACGATGAATTGCATGCTGATCCGGCGCGGGCCGATGAACTTCAATCCGCTGGAAGACGTGGTGATGGATGACGAGGCTCCCTCGATCTGGGGCGGGCCCCACGTTAGCAAGCGGCTGTCCGAGGCGATGCAGACCCTGCGCCTGCTGCCGATGCCTGGCGTCTGCGGCTACCGGCCTAGCTGGCCTCCCTATGTTTACGAATTCGACGATCTGGTCGAGCAGCACAAGCAGGGCGAGCTGGAGCGGACCCAGCAGCTGCAGAACCGCACGCGCGTGCTGCCGTCCCTGCGCGAGATCACGCACATGGAGGCGGCGATCTGCTGGCCTGCCCAATACCTGGGGCGGCTCGCGCACCTCGTCCTGGCCGTGAATGCCGTGGCCCTCGCGCACGCCCTGGAGCGCGATGCCGGATGGGTGGCGGCCAAGCGCGGCGGCTATGCCGATGCCTGGCGGCAGCGCCACGACGAGGGCTGCGAGATCATCGCTTGCCAATTGCGCGACGAGCTCGTGCCGGTGTTCTGAGAGT
This region of Bradyrhizobium sp. CCGUVB1N3 genomic DNA includes:
- a CDS encoding GapR family DNA-binding domain-containing protein — translated: MAKAANTTNDFEPEVVQELLGKIDGYHADLASERGTFMKTCRSIRESISNVYTEAKARGIPEKELRSLVKIRLNEAKNRKIYEELEADQQLTLSMLATAEGVKDLPLWRAAAMMGDASATAH
- a CDS encoding S-adenosylmethionine-binding domain-containing protein codes for the protein MHSIVAGPGATEVALFPSAQKALADLDHLAAEIRNAPSMDTVEAAANAAAGYQRMFKPVKAVADRAGEVWVEAEVRIGEERKKVGKAKGTRGQFRGKPKGEGSSGSPIVAPPDEAVPTVLELGIDKKRLLRAEKLADLREDERAALTAELKAADKAGTPAALLAASRKNAKAEKRQVALTAVFSETGPFDVVVIDPPWPMLKIDRDERPNQDAFDYDVMTLEQIEAFWPSEIASHLKDDCHVLCWTTEKFLPATLALLEKWDLRYVLTMVWHKPGGFQPHDLPQYNAEFIVYARKGAPVFTDTKDFNVCNSWPRREHSRKPAEFYELIARVTGGSRLDVFAREAHPGFAQFGKEIFKFPEVA
- a CDS encoding AAA family ATPase; translated protein: MMAQLFGFSNFFFIEWPEGSKDANDFLRSDGPRDLHDKVIHAPMPWPVDGLFRMSELPDPPPMTVWQLGFDDWRNRCNIAAGTLSVVTGHPGMGKTTLWTQLWHQIIAKYDLVACIASFETRPKPHLRRQLRTLHARRLEKTLDPHEIAAADGWIEDHYLFLQHPERRPTLQWLLLNAEVAVRRNGAKILQVDPWNRLEASRERGESETDYIGRCLRELYSFAVDLDCHVQIIAHPAKANDGYRRSDPPELEHIHGSKHWDNMVDQGFVVHRPRLFSDSGECEHYAELHHKKARFEELGFATKFGLEFQSDCGRYATCNLQTKKPKQAHAPTQQNEEEASA
- a CDS encoding HNH endonuclease, whose translation is MKYADYLTSPEWRAKADAVLAREDGNCQRCGDPAREVHHRTYERLFNELLDDLEALCVRCHRLVHGRLSMTDASRQERKQQQYGERRVRDLYAPKGR